CAGGAATCAACGTATACTGATTTTTTAATgatgcacgctgtagtgggagaaTTCGGATTAATGtcgaccaccgggggttctttaacgtgcgcccaatgcatggtacatgggtATTAGTGCATTTCCCTctcctcgaaatgcggccgccgcggctgggaattGAAgttgcgacctcgtgcttagcagcacacgTCATAGTCAAACTACAGACACTACTGTAGTTATAGACCAGCTGTATGATTGTGGCCCCGTTTATAAATGATTCAAGTCTAAATTTCAGGATAATGTTCACTAACTCTTCACTATAATACCACTGTTCTGAAACATGGAAGAAGGTGTTTCCTGACAAGCAATTCACGGACAACGGGTAATACTGTCATTTTTAACTCTTAATTCAACCATCGAGCTTGTTTAGAATGTGCCGGGTGAGTTATATTTCTATAATGGTGCACTCGAAGGAAGCACATAATGATAGAAGAACAAAGTATCGAAATTTATATCTGCTTTATCATCTTGGTCCTTGTTCTTCTTTGTTACATGCATGCATTCACTGTTTACCGCTGTAGTTATTATTACGTGTAAGTTGTATTCTGCGAATAATATTAAAAAGTCCATTATCTGTCACTGAGCACGATGGGGTAGTGCCAAGTACAATCGGTAATTGTCGTCAATAATTTTACATTTCTCAAAACACGCGGCTGCTGTTAACATATTGGTGATGAGAAGAGAAGGAGAGACTAAACATATCTCCGAAAGCAAGCATCTTTAATCTTATACGAGAAGTACGAGCTTAAGCAGCAGTCACCACCAGTCTTTAACTTGCCAGCTGGTTTCTGCTTTTTATAGGCTTCCGTCATCAAATTATGGATTTATAAAACGAGCCAACGAGGCCCCACGGACTTGAGATACGTGAGTCAAGTTTTATTGTGCGGTCTTTGTGGAGTTATATTTTTGTcaatcacattttttttctgaagaaaaaaaaatcaattttttcctttcatgataCTCCCTCCACCTTACGGGATTCCGCAGAACGGACTTGCCACACTTTTTTCTATTGAAATTTTCTGATCCTTGTGCGAAAGTCTCCTTATCCATCGGAAACAGCAAAGTGCTACCTGATACGAACTACGTGACATGGACGCGACCCGGTGTCTCACGGGAGCTTGCGTTCCCTGCCCTTCATGAAGGCAGCCCATGCACTCTTACAATTAGTTTCATGGAATACGCTCTCGCTAGTTTCTCATAACGAAAATGGCAGATTCTGCAGCGTGAGGGAAAGCAAAACCAAAAACAAATGGTGAAACAGGTCTTGCGTACATGTTCCGGGCTCTTCGCAGTGGATCTGCCCGCACTCCGGGTCCCGGTCGCAGGCGATCCTCCGCGGTGCGAGCAGCTGGACGCGGTCTTGACCGCTGATCCTCCACAGCGCGAAGGCCACGTCCTCGCCTGCAACCGCCAGTGGAGTTTGGCACCCGCCGCCTCGACTTGGACTGGCACCTCGAGGCACCGACCACAGCTCcacaaagcagctgacagcctcGGGGTCGGTAGCCAACGCGCCACCGCCTCTGCTTACGGCGGCTGGAAGCTCTCCTCCGGGACCAATCTGTAAAGTGTGAGAGACGCCGAGTATttgtgagagaaagagagagagagagacagcgagagagaaagagagagagaagagcgagagagagggaaCATTTGTTGTTAACGAGGTTGGGGCGACTTCCTTGTAGGGTGTAGCCCTTAGTTTCAGGGACCCCTTTGGCTTGCGCCACCCCGCGTGCCCGCTGGATTAGCTgtcgctgctcttgcgggtctAAGCGGTCGGCGCAGTCTCCGAGGAGGAAGGTGAAGGTGAAGGAATAGGGGAGTAGCCCGGAGGGTGTGAGCATTCCCAGGTGCAATGATATACTGTGGGCTGTGCTCCACAGCAGGGGAAGTATGAGGGATATTGTGTGGAGTGGGAAATGTGAAGGTAAAAGAGACAGGGGAATGAATTGGTTTGTAGCTGTCGCCACGCGACGGCATCTTCTCGGTTAAGAGACTGGTGTGGTGGGGGAAAGTGTCTCCTGTTATCTCTGTAATCATGAAAACGTTGAAGTATCTCTGTAATGTTGTAGAGTTTCGGTGTAGTTCTCTGGTTCTGTCGGTGCGTCATCTGTGTTGGACAGTTCTTCCAATGGCGCCCGGTTAGCGAGCTCTCGGGCTACCGCATTAGCTCGACATTTTTTACAATTCACGGACGCGAACTTGGATGATTACATGGTTTTTGTGGTTCTCAAATGGCAGACCGCGGACTCATTCAGATGCGTGACGGTGTTTATAATTTGAAAGCTATCGTTTTGATTGAGGCCCCATCTTTCACGCTGGTAGACAAGACAATGTGTATTCGTATGCGTCTGTTATTTCATGATCATATCTCAGAAAATTATCTCGTTAACAGGGCTCTAAACTTCACTGCTCCAGTTTGAGAATATAAGGCGCCAGAAAGGCGAGAAAAATAAGGGTAAATTATTTTTTTTGATGAAATTATTCTTTGGTTTAGAGGAATGATAGACGTCCGATTTATGATTACAGTAACGACCACAGGTATCCTCTCGTTATCGTGATGCGAGACTGGCCGGAAAGCCTAGATATGAAGATCAGTATTGAATGCCCATATTCAGAGCTGTTCATACGTAAGAGTAGTCTGTAAATACCAGCGCCAGACAACCGTGAAAGTTAAAGACGGCTGCTGGTCAATGCCTAATGCCCCAACAGTTAATAAGAATAAACATTTCTGTACATTAGGCCTCATGTGTCGCAATATTACGCATCCCTCTATAGTACAACAAAAGTTTTCCACTGTTTCTCGAGCTCCAGTATTTTAGCGTTGTATAAAGTTTGTAAGGTATTGTACATGCTGAAAAGTCCGGTGAGGTGAACGGGGGACGCGGGAACAAGCTGATGAAATGAAGAGCGGTACACCATGTTTTCCTGTGGCATTGGCATAACCGGTCCGGAAAATGCCACCTTTCTTCAATTTACCTTTCCCCTTGGCATTGATATTAATTGGTTTGAAATTTGCTTTTAAGCAATGATAGTTTAAGGTTTCTTATGAAATACCTGCAACTTTCACAATGGTGGTACCTTCGTGAAGACGTCAGCTAACAGAACACTTTTAGCATCGGAGATGATGGTTGCCATCATCTTCCCGGAGGAAGCTTGCACCTTCACTTTCTTGTGAGGAGGCCGCGACTAGTGCTTCCAATGCTTTAAATTTTGCTTTCTTCTTGCGTACATGTAATTATTTTGGTCATGATGTCACGTTCCATTCTCTTTTTCACACAATGCTTTCACGAAACTCTTTTCCACATATTCACTCTCGGACCAATTGTGGTCCGACAGCACCCATTTTGACCATTTCTTGTGTTGGCTTAATCCCATTGCCGTGCTTAATTCACCACTGCCTGAATGGGACAGTGTATTTTAATGCAATAACTTGTGTAGGCAGCCAAACAGCCCAAAGCATACAATTGGTTGCTTGTAGTGCAAGCGAATCATCCTTTAAAGGGTGTTCTTACTGTCTGTAAGCCCGCGCTCTCACTCAGCGACCGCTTGTAAGAACACTAGATTTACTCTTTTTATTGTTAGATAACATCATTTAACTTCCTCGTGGCGCGCAGTAGTTGGAGCGGATATGTTGTTACTTCTAAATGAAGGAACAAAACATCCTCACCAAACTGTTGAAACATCCCACGGGCTCCCTATGCAACCATGTTTGGGAACTTTTACTAATGACAGTGCCGATTTAATGCCAAACACGTACCACAAAAGCGTTGCTCCGGCATGCCGAACACATTAAACCAATTTATACCCTTAATGGTCCATAAGGTAGCAAATAGACTCAGCGTGAGTTATAAATAGAAAGCATTTCAAGGTTGTAAATTAGTTTACATCGGCAGCTGCCGATAATGGGTTCAACCCGAACTGTCACTTTCACAAACCACGTGATCTTCGACAGGCGTGATCGTACGAGCTTACATCACGTTCGTTCGAATGTTGCTTATAGGAATCGCAAGCTATTTCAAATGCAGCTGATTAGTATGCCTATATGCCTTAGTTGTAGTGTTGACGATGACTTGGGCTATGTAATTTACGTTGCAGACGCTTTAAAACCTTACGGGCTGTCTTAAAAACTCTTTAAACATGAGTCATGAAATTTGCCTTACGAAGCAGGATGTCCTTGGACCATGGCGGTGTCCTGCCGCTGCATTGCACTCTACTGAGGCGATTTTAGCATACCTGTAGGATACAGGCCTCACTGAGACCCTGTAAACTAgatttttcttgtgtgtttgtatACGTGTGTGTTAccttttctctcactttcatcCTTGCATCGCTCATCATATATTACACCTAGAGAAGCTTTTCAACCCTTTAGATGAGCGAACGTCTTCAATTAACAATTTTTTCAGCCAATAATACTTTTCTGAGTTATATTGGTGCCTTTAGAGCGCTACATTTAACCAGAAATCTCTGGAGAGAAACAGTGACGAGAAAGCGCTTTTCTAAATTTAGAGTGCCACTAAACAAAATATCGCGAAAGAAAGTGCTAAAAACTGCTAAGAAAGATGTGCAACCTGTCCAGTCAGAAaactgaataaataaaaagaaagagcaaGAAGTGAAGACGAAGTGTCTAGTTATATTCCTAACCTCTGCGGTCATTGAACGAATCGTGAGAAACTACGACCTTCCTGGGTTTGTTTTTGTCGCAAGCATGTCATATGATGGAATCATTCACAATTAGTTGAAACACTATTTCGCGACCGTATACAGAAAAGGTTTCTCAATGTCTTCAAGCCTGCGCTACAAGACAAAGTATGACTAACGGGACAGCATTCTTCTAAATATTTAAGTATCTGTATCTTCGTAGGTCGTTGTTTCGATAGCGCGTTTATAGCTTTAATGTTCAAAAGCTTCAACTCAGCTGTGAGGAAGACCATGGTTAAAGGTAACGGACTTATTCTGAGCGGTTTTCTATGAACTTGCGTTGAAAGCTGAGTGCATACGCGTTTCTGTACTTAGTTTTCATCGAAATGTAGTCGGTACAACGAGTAATCTAACTTGAGATCTCGACTTGCTGCTGAGCAGCAGCGACACATAGCATCCTGTCGCTGATACAAAGAAATACACCGTTACTCGCCGTCAAGAATAGTGGAAAGGCGCATGTCACAACATGACCAACTCGAagacataaaaataaaaaaataataaataaaaacgaaGTGCATTGTTTTGTACAAAATCTGATTATCATAGGTTTTTAAAGATAATGTTTATTTGCCAAGGGACGCACCATTTGCGAAAACACTAAAATGAATTGCTAAGGCAATCATGATCATCAGGAGAGGTAATTGTGTCGTACGAgtgaaaaaattcgtcggcccttccactccctGGAGATGGTTGacaagcgaagctgaaacgtgcggctccggtgtttatcactgggttaatcccgagggtccATTAAAGTATTTcccaattatgaggttacacacacgttcagctgcgacggagagaacgacgtcactgacggtatgtcagcagtccgccgttgtcgcttgcattcgatgtctcgagtttgcttggcggcgtggttagcagcattcgcccaccattgccgcttgcgattcttcgaaattgcttcaaaattaaaacTTCCCCTTACGTAAGACAATTAAGCGCTCATGCCCCGTAAACGctgcctctccattacgacgacagaagtgaaattatacgctggaatgattagcggcaacgcagccaactgttaaagaagacgacgacaacgaaggcggaagcagtggcacgagcgcttgccgagcacgagccaacgagccggctgcggaagaagacgacgatgctcgagccaatgctgatagttttctgtacacaggtggtttcgcctagccatatacgatttcgctcGCTTAGACAAataaaggttcgctttaaaaaacaCGCTTTTAAAGAATACTGATGTCAGTGCGACAGAACATCCCAATGTATATGGCTACGCCGCAAGCCGTGTTGTGAGAAGCATGTCACGACACGACCAGCTCGAAGACATAAAAGTAAAAACGTGCTTCTACTAAAGCTAAAGCTGTCAATGTGACAGAAAAGCCCAATGAATGTAGGTACGCTGCCAACGCTGCGTCGCAGGATGCCTGTCACGAATGTCTGTTCAAAGCGTGCACGGAATTATGAGTTTTGCGAATCGGAAACTCGGATCCATGGACTGAGATGCGAGACGAGGTTAAGGACGACTGAACTGTGTGTTGAGAACGTGTCCGCAAAAAGAATTCTACCTCGTTTCGATGCTTCGTATTGTGAAACTATGCGCGAATTAAAAAATCCTTCTCTCCTTCCAAGGTGCGTAGATATATGCACATATCTTGCATGTACTACGCCCGAAGACGTAGTGCCTAGTCAGCAGCTTCACTCACCTGTCCTGTCTTCTATTAGAAGCAAATTTTGGCCACCGAAAGTCGATTTCGTCTAGGAAGTATAATTTAAAGTTTTTGAAGTTGCGCTGTAGAGTTTCGCAGGTAATATATAGACTGTAGCTCGCAGGTAATATATTGACACTTAGCAAGTACGGAGGTAGCGAAATACGTAAGCTATCTTAAATTGATACTAAAGTTGGTCTCGAAAGGCCGCACTTGTGATCGTCGACAttaccgtgacgtcatgacaGAGAGCGAAGTTTCCTCACTTCTCGTAGCTACAAGGCTACGTATGATGACGTCGTTAGaaggcaacgaaaaaaaaaaaaagaacgacagcTCATGCGTGTAGCAGTCGCAACGATTGCAAGAACGGAGCTAGCCACGCAttatgacgtcatgacgcatccAACGCCTGGGTGCCGAAGCCGAATCTTGTTCGTGGGAGCAAAtgcagtaaattatttagggcaatCTGCCGCATCCCGGTATTTTTCCCCCAAAGTATATGGGGGTGCAAACCTTCACTTAacacgataataataataataaaaaaagaaaggcaagtcCAGAAAGTCCCATTGGTACTCGTGTAAAGCAAGAACTCTACGGTGACGTACCACGTGTGTGCAGCGGGCGCCTCCCTCGGGGTGCACGATGGTGCCTCCCCACTGGGCCGGCAACTGGCTGGGATCCACGTACTCCAGCAGACTCGGCAGCCAGCCATCTGCGAACAAGAGCGCGCGCGTGCCAATGACTCAGGTAGTTTAAGGGCACCCTGTCTGTACTATGCATCGCCTCGGTGCCGTTCATGTCCTTTCGGAAAAATGTTTATCGAATAAAGAAAGTGTGCGACGTAGGTATATTGGTTCAACGAAGACAGAGATATCACACACCCAAAAGCTCTTATCAAATGGACGGTATTATTGCGGCGAGAGCAATAAACAGCATTAACAATCATCACATGACAGCACAACCTCACAGAGGATGTGGATAAAAAATATAATGAAAACAAATTATGCTCAACTTCATCCTTTCGTCACGTCTTACCCGTCCTTAACCGACTTTGACAGTGTGATCGTGTGGTCACGTGATAATACTTAACGCTCTTTATTtgtctcttttttctctcttcgaAATAAAGCACACTACTGGATATTTAGCTATAGACGTCAAACTTTAAGACGGTCTGCCTAGTAAGTGTTGAAACCCGTATTCTTCCGTCCGTCTCGGAGAAAATGCTTTTGGGGCCGAAGTTCTTTGCCTCCTCCACCGTAACACGCTGGCGGTCATGGCAAGTGTGCCCTGTCTCGATGTTTAAACAGCTCAGTCAGCTAGGTCAGCCTCGCATCCGGTAGCTGAAAATTTCAAAGGTGATCGCAAAATTCCCGAAAGCAAAACGCAATACTCAGCAATATTCCCGAAAGCAAAACGGGCCCAAGcagcgaaaaaataaataaataaaaacagatgTACAGAGCTATGGCCCTTAACATTTGTTCACGAGTGTGTGCAAGAGCTGCGGCCGGCATTACTCACCGCGTGAGAAGATTTTAACCTTTCCGGCTGTTCTTTCACTCAGGAATGGTCGGATAAGTTTCCAGAACACTGGGAAGAAACTGGGTGCTGCAAGAAAAGAGCATAAAGATTTGTAGATAAATGGCTATATCTATATATAGGCGACGTGCGGCCATTCTGGTGGTTCAAAACAGGATGACGCTCCCATCAACCTGCccggcctaaagtccctatataagaaaagtaccgccatctactctttcctccgccgcctcctctcctaaagcgcttgcttttttctttactgtttgcttgcgaaagccaattcgatggtggcgcacctagaaagtgcacgttgaagctttcaggacTTTCAACATttctctgaggcggaaaaaaagaaaatataaagaagtgaaaagcgcgcgctatcatcgtccaatcggagatacaggagagagagagaagcggcgtttatcaaaggatggcggtacttttcttatatagggactttagcacgGCCCACTTCAAGGTCGGCCTTGGTAGTCGAGAGCATGCAAGCACGGACGTAAAGCATTACACAGATGTTCTATATCCTCGCGGACCTGCCATCCTTCGAATTCGAAAAACACTACAGTGGAAGGAAGAGAAACACTAAACTTTGTTGAAGAATAACAGAAATTATTGGATTATTCAATATGTTTGCTGTTTATTAAAGACTCGCAGACTTTATTATGTAGGAATATTGTTAACAGGCACTCTGCTTTATATAGTCACAGCAACAATGATCTGTGCCGCAGACAAACGCACATTTTTATGAAGTTTAATAATACAATAGTCACGTAACGACTGTTGAAGATTATATTTGCTGTAATACACTAGCTGTGTCAGCTGATGTCGCTGCCACACAGGTACACGGCCGTATAATCTATGGgtcaaaaaacaagaaaaaaaatgggccATAAGAAAATCCCTCAGCGACTGTACGCCcatttgtcttctttttttatgttgttcTTGCTAATATCGAGTGGATTTCCAAAGAAACTGCTTTTATTTTGGTCAGGTTCTTAGTTCTCTCttcatgttctctctctctctctctctatctcattttGGAATGTTTTCAAGCGAACATTATGGCCTATCTGCCTAGCAGGCAGCAATGCCTTAGCATGCCACCTGCCAGGTAACGACTTCCTGGCGAAATTGAACAACTGCCTAAAGTCAACCTAACGTCTGCCTAACGTCTAGCTAACGACTGTCTAATGACTGTCTAGCGACTGCCTAATGACTGCCTAACGACTGCCTGGCGACTGAACGACGGAAGGCAACGACTGCCTGGCACTGCCAGGCACCTACTTTTGTACATGGCATAACACCCCTCATAAGTTTGATGTGTAACTGTGTTTCCCTTCGCAATTTCCTTGAGTTTATCTTAAGACAGCTCCGTGATTTTGATAGTGCGAGAAAAGCAGCGAAATAGGATGACAGGCAATGAAGAGTATCTGGCTAGGCGGCCCTACGTTTGGTGGCAAGAGAGTATATAGATGAAATAAACAGGCACACATTTGTAAGAATGCGCACGGTTGCTTTTCGAGAGCGGTGACGCTTGATCAGCGCCTTTGTTCTGCTGAAGAAGGTCGCGGGCGCGTTATACATAATAATAAAGCGCCCTGTTTGGTGCAACATAAAGAAAATCAGTTCAAGCCTGGTGCTTGCCTGGAAACCATGGCACGCATGGTCGGCTCACTCTGTCGTGTTGTCTATTTTGTTGTAGCATGCAGCGAATTAAATGACTTACTGTTGACGAGAAGGCCAAGCTTGAGTGTCTCGGGGTAGTTGTTCTCGTAGAGACCGACCAGGGCTCGAATGTAGTCCACGACTGCCAAGGGACGATATGTAATACATACAGTCAGTCAGTGGTCGTATTACCGTTTTGTTGACGCACGCAGCTTTCATATATAGTAGTGCTGGGGCTGTGATGAGACAAGGACCCATTGATTGTTGAGAGCCGGAAAGCAAAGATGGCTTAAacatcgaatatatatatatatatatatatatatatatatatatatatatatatatatatatgtgtgtgtgtgtgtgtgtgtctgcgtggcATGTGTCTACGAGTGTATGAACGAGCTTCATCCGACATAACTAACCGCGTGAGAGTCAGTGTGCCGTAGTTAAGCTTATTTCCATTTCAACCATTGCTGTTACTTTGACAGCAGCTTAAAGTACCATGCAGTAAACAGTCCAGTTTGTGacattccagttttttttttttttttttttttgccgtttcaCTTTGTCAATTTGCATTTCCGTTTCGCCTTCGTCGTCCGACCACCTCATCATATTTAGCTTTACCGCTACCATATTTCGAAGAAAGAGCATAACTTCACCAACTACTTCGGGTACTGGGTTTCGAACTTCTGCCCTTGCGACAATGACCAGACTTTGTATTTATGCTGATGATTAGGGATGTAACCGTTTGCTAACATTTCAAAAGCGGCGAAAGGCTTCGTTTTGTTGCACTGCCCGTGGACTGCCCGTAATTCTAGAATCTACATTGACTTGGTTTTTTTTGTGTGGTGCTGATGTTATTGAATATTTACTGATATATTATTGATATTTTCAATATGCAGTTAATGTCGCTTACTATTTACCTTATCGCTCTCAATGACAGAGATACTTATAATGAACGGTATGGATACTAACACGCTTGGCAGGCCCACATCTTTTTATACGACTGATTTCTGGGACTGAAAATGCTTCTTATACGAGATTTTATGCAAGAACTCAGTGAAAAAgtttgtttttcatttctttaattacCACGCTTGTTCGGTATTGATATATGCAGATCATGACGTCACGAAGATGCGGCGGTTCTGGCATTCAGTTCaggcaaaaaaaattaaagaaagtaAACAATTTAAGCTTGTATAGTCGCGTGAAATCTATCTGACGGCAAAATTACACATACACGGTGAAGATTTTCGCATGCTATTTGCCAAATACCATGGTTGAAAACGGTGAACAATGAAGAAGGGCACCCTTTTGTTTACAAACACTGAGCTTATCCGCAACTTGTTATGCCAGTGGATGAATTGCTCTGCTGACAAAGAAAACGCTGCCAATCGATAACTGCTGCACAGTCCCTTCACTGCTGGCTATGTCTAAAGCGGAACGTCATGGAGACGTCACAACATATCAATCGAGGCCTCAGGACTCTAAGGAAAGTCGGTCGCGAATAATGGTATATAGTCCGACGAAAGGACGTGTCCCCGCGTTTAGCAAGCCCGCGAATGCGAGGCCTACGCTAAGGCAATCAATCATACAGAAATCGGCGAAGAGTAAATATGACGGCAGTTTCCTCCAGCATTATCCCGGCCGCTTATGACAACGAGGGCGCTTTCAACGCACGCGAGATGACCGCTGTCTCCGTGCCTTGGACGAGGTATGCCGAGTTCTGCTATGACGGTTCCAACTCCTTCCTCTTCGGCAGTCATATACAAATGAAGAAACGTGCGTTACCAGAGTGCTCTCATTGtagttggtggtggtggtggtgtaacaggcgcagggggggggggggggttagcttGACAGACTTGTCCAGCTATCGCTATGCCTGAGTGTTTCATTTACACCTTTCGCGTCATCAGTGTCTGCCCACCATGTGTATATATCAATTAAATATTTCGCAAAATTGTGTGAGTAAGCGCGACACCTAACAATGCGCGACCCCTACTTGTGCGCTATTGGTATTCTTCCGGAAAGACTAACTGCTCGGCACGTTCATGAGTAGAACCTCCTTTTCTCAGGAAATCCGTTGCTAGCACCCTGAATATAAGTATTGTACGTACATCACGGCAGTGCAACCAGAGAAGGACGAGAAGGGACGAAGATGAGTGCTCGGCATTGTTTATGGCTAGGCGCGGTGATGCGTAACACCATGGAACATCAACCACGCCCACCTCGCACCTTGTTTTATTGTACATGGCCTGTCACAGGCATTACGGAAGACAGTATTGGTCGGGAGAGCAAGAATACAATCATAAGGACATCGTTACAATCAAACAATAAATAACGCTTTTACCGACTTCATTTATTGAGTGAGGAGAGTATACTGCACGATTGCAATATATGAGACATTTGATCCTATATAAAAGAATTTGTCATAAAGAAGTCGCGTATACATACACATGTATACA
Above is a genomic segment from Dermacentor silvarum isolate Dsil-2018 unplaced genomic scaffold, BIME_Dsil_1.4 Seq1718, whole genome shotgun sequence containing:
- the LOC119434693 gene encoding SEC14-like protein 4 yields the protein MLQCLSKEEMVLHVVYMLERLQRERESQTRKLGKLIDKSVFIFDWENFSLKQMYSWQVVDYIRALVGLYENNYPETLKLGLLVNTPSFFPVFWKLIRPFLSERTAGKVKIFSRDGWLPSLLEYVDPSQLPAQWGGTIVHPEGGARCTHVIGPGGELPAAVSRGGGALATDPEAVSCFVELWSVPRGASPSRGGGCQTPLAVAGEDVAFALWRISGQDRVQLLAPRRIACDRDPECGQIHCEEPGT